One segment of Stomatobaculum sp. F0698 DNA contains the following:
- a CDS encoding asparaginase: MSKKMLLINTGGTFSSVPSEKGLAPGIDLEEIMRTIGPIGEGHTFELKDYASLDSANITPEDWVAIANLVAAAREDCDGVVIIHGTDSMSYTSSMLSFMLQNIEIPVILTGSQLPLRAPLTDAIDNLRCAITAGLSGMLRGVYTVFHQKLILGCRTSKVRTVSFNAFESVNYPLIGEFNAFGMQVLKEPLRRASFQLSPEYSENIAVLKIFPGMHADIFRYLYDKGCEGVFVEAFGLGGVPFLHNNILEEIDRASSKGMSILVGSQCRYEGSNLDVYETGLRVQESGGIPVFDMTQEATVTKLMWALGRSKAREDVRKTFFTNYVDEVTLPRLR; encoded by the coding sequence ATGAGCAAAAAAATGCTGCTGATTAATACGGGAGGCACCTTTTCATCGGTGCCGAGCGAAAAAGGGCTCGCGCCGGGCATAGACCTCGAGGAAATCATGCGGACCATAGGTCCGATCGGAGAAGGGCATACCTTTGAGTTAAAGGACTATGCGTCCCTCGACTCGGCAAATATCACGCCGGAGGACTGGGTGGCCATCGCGAACCTGGTCGCGGCGGCCAGAGAGGACTGCGACGGCGTGGTCATTATCCACGGCACGGACAGCATGTCCTATACCTCCTCGATGCTTTCCTTCATGCTCCAGAACATTGAGATCCCGGTCATTCTGACGGGAAGCCAGCTTCCGCTCCGCGCGCCCTTAACGGACGCCATCGATAACCTCCGCTGTGCGATTACGGCGGGCTTAAGCGGCATGCTTCGCGGTGTCTACACGGTTTTTCACCAGAAACTCATTCTGGGCTGCCGAACCTCGAAGGTGAGAACCGTTTCCTTCAATGCCTTTGAGTCGGTCAATTATCCTTTGATCGGTGAGTTCAATGCCTTCGGCATGCAGGTCTTAAAGGAGCCGCTTCGCCGCGCTTCCTTCCAGCTCTCGCCGGAGTACTCGGAGAACATCGCGGTCTTAAAAATTTTCCCGGGCATGCACGCGGATATCTTCCGCTACCTCTACGACAAGGGCTGCGAGGGCGTTTTTGTCGAGGCCTTCGGCCTGGGCGGCGTGCCCTTCCTTCACAATAACATTCTGGAGGAGATTGACCGGGCGAGCAGCAAGGGCATGAGCATCCTGGTGGGCAGCCAGTGCCGCTACGAAGGTAGCAATCTCGATGTCTACGAGACCGGTCTCCGTGTACAGGAGAGCGGCGGCATTCCGGTCTTTGACATGACCCAGGAGGCCACGGTCACAAAGCTCATGTGGGCGCTCGGCAGAAGCAAGGCGAGAGAGGATGTGCGCAAGACCTTCTTCACGAATTACGTGGACGAGGTCACCCTGCCGAGACTCCGCTAA
- a CDS encoding fructose-1,6-bisphosphatase, whose translation MNHDQRKYLSLLAEKFPTRQAVCTEIINLAAIMNLPKGTEHFMSDIHGEYEAFLHIMNNCSGVIREKIELLFADSLSDTEQRDLRTLIYYPKEKLRRLHSEGIISPQWYRKVLRQMIEIARLLSSKYTRSKVRKAMPREFGYIIDELLHALPDEDGNQLAYHERILDTIVGIQNGDEFIIALSALIKRLAVDHLHIVGDLFDRGADADKIIELLMDYHSLDIQWGNHDVLWMGAAAGNEACIANVVRNNVRYNNIRILESGYGVSLRRLQLFAEKYYEGTPAKAMVKAINVIMFKAEGELIRRHPEFEMQDRLLLDKVNPDKGTVTIEGTEYAMNTMEFPTVDWSDPYRMTPEEREVMDDLKRSFCESPQLHRHIEFLYAVGGVYLKMNDNLLFHGCVPLTEDGQMAEVNFFGQFMRGKSYFEFCEKAARLAFNTGEARYVDFMFYLWGGPKSPMCGRVVKTFERSYLDDKSSWKEPQDPYYLYLDSEATSRMILREFGLKSDLSHIINGHTPVHVSDGEIPIKAGGKLIVIDGGFSRAYHKTTGIAGYTLIYNSHGMRIKSHMPFESVERVLSENIDIESRANQFEIEPYRVMVGDSDIGKRLAAQIEDLNELLTAYRDGVIPERLE comes from the coding sequence ATGAACCACGATCAGCGGAAGTATCTGAGTTTACTTGCGGAAAAGTTCCCGACACGCCAGGCTGTGTGCACCGAGATCATCAACCTTGCGGCGATTATGAATCTCCCGAAGGGCACCGAGCACTTCATGAGCGACATTCACGGCGAGTACGAGGCCTTTCTGCACATCATGAACAACTGCTCTGGCGTCATACGAGAGAAGATTGAACTGCTCTTTGCGGACAGCTTAAGCGATACCGAGCAGAGAGATCTGAGAACCCTCATCTATTATCCGAAAGAGAAGTTGAGACGCCTGCACAGCGAGGGAATCATTTCTCCGCAGTGGTATCGCAAGGTACTGCGGCAGATGATAGAGATAGCCCGTCTGCTCTCTTCGAAGTACACGCGTTCCAAGGTGAGAAAGGCCATGCCGCGCGAGTTCGGCTACATCATCGACGAGCTTTTGCACGCCCTGCCGGATGAGGACGGAAACCAGCTTGCCTACCACGAGCGCATTCTGGACACGATAGTCGGCATCCAGAACGGCGACGAATTCATCATCGCGCTCTCGGCGCTCATTAAGCGGCTCGCGGTGGACCACCTGCACATTGTCGGCGATCTCTTTGACCGCGGTGCGGATGCCGATAAAATTATAGAGCTGCTCATGGACTACCACTCGCTCGACATCCAGTGGGGCAATCACGATGTGCTCTGGATGGGCGCGGCTGCGGGCAATGAGGCCTGCATCGCGAATGTTGTGCGAAATAACGTGCGCTACAACAACATTCGCATCCTGGAGAGCGGCTACGGCGTCTCCCTGCGTCGCCTCCAGCTCTTTGCCGAGAAGTACTATGAGGGCACCCCGGCGAAGGCCATGGTGAAGGCCATCAACGTGATAATGTTCAAGGCCGAGGGCGAACTGATACGCCGCCACCCGGAATTTGAGATGCAGGATAGACTCCTGCTCGACAAGGTGAACCCGGATAAGGGGACGGTCACGATAGAGGGCACGGAGTACGCGATGAACACCATGGAATTTCCGACCGTGGACTGGAGCGATCCTTATCGGATGACGCCCGAGGAGCGGGAGGTCATGGACGACTTGAAGCGTTCCTTCTGCGAGAGCCCGCAGCTGCACCGCCACATCGAATTCCTCTATGCGGTGGGCGGGGTCTATCTGAAAATGAACGACAACCTCTTATTCCACGGTTGCGTGCCGCTGACCGAGGACGGACAGATGGCGGAGGTCAATTTCTTCGGCCAGTTCATGCGGGGCAAGAGCTATTTCGAGTTCTGCGAAAAAGCGGCGCGCCTCGCCTTTAATACCGGCGAAGCGCGCTATGTGGACTTTATGTTCTATCTCTGGGGCGGCCCGAAATCGCCCATGTGCGGCCGTGTCGTGAAGACCTTTGAGCGCAGCTATCTGGACGATAAGTCAAGCTGGAAGGAGCCGCAGGATCCCTATTATCTCTATCTCGACTCCGAGGCGACAAGCCGCATGATACTGCGGGAGTTCGGCCTAAAGTCCGATCTCTCCCACATCATCAACGGGCACACGCCGGTGCATGTCTCGGACGGCGAAATTCCGATCAAGGCGGGCGGCAAGCTTATCGTGATCGACGGCGGCTTTTCGCGCGCCTATCATAAGACCACGGGCATTGCGGGTTACACCCTGATTTACAATTCCCACGGCATGCGCATCAAGAGCCACATGCCCTTCGAGTCGGTGGAACGCGTGCTCAGCGAGAACATCGACATTGAGTCCCGCGCGAACCAGTTTGAAATTGAGCCCTACCGCGTGATGGTGGGCGACAGCGACATCGGCAAGCGGCTTGCGGCGCAGATCGAAGATCTGAACGAACTGCTCACCGCCTACCGGGACGGTGTCATTCCGGAGCGCCTTGAATAA
- the nudC gene encoding NAD(+) diphosphatase: protein MIQDILPHRYDVSYHPERTPERRSFLVLVSREGVLFAERDGAFTLPRFSDFETEALPFKSLCQKARYLFQIDRDYFFLLPPSALPAGKLGEGYRFLGPTELRDLKPQHLAFAAITSTQLYRFYDQRKFCGRCGEKMTHAEEERAMCCKHCGLIEYPKISPAVIVAVKNGDRLLLTRYAKNASDYRRKALVAGFVEVGETPEQAVEREVMEETGLKVKNIRPYAVQPWSFSDSLMLAYTAELDGSDRIRLDERELCEASFVPREEIPDNPSSASVANELMQRFRRGEL, encoded by the coding sequence ATGATTCAGGATATACTGCCGCATCGCTACGATGTGAGCTATCACCCGGAGAGAACGCCCGAGCGGCGTTCTTTCCTTGTTTTGGTCTCGCGGGAGGGCGTGCTCTTTGCGGAGCGCGACGGTGCCTTTACCCTCCCGAGATTTTCGGATTTTGAGACGGAGGCTCTGCCCTTCAAGTCCCTCTGTCAGAAGGCACGCTATCTCTTTCAGATCGATCGGGACTACTTTTTCCTCCTGCCTCCCTCGGCGCTGCCGGCGGGAAAACTCGGCGAAGGCTATCGCTTCCTCGGGCCCACGGAGCTCCGCGACTTAAAGCCGCAGCACCTTGCCTTTGCGGCCATCACTTCCACCCAGCTGTACCGCTTTTACGACCAGCGTAAGTTCTGCGGGCGCTGCGGCGAAAAAATGACGCACGCCGAAGAGGAGCGCGCCATGTGCTGCAAGCACTGCGGCCTCATCGAGTACCCGAAAATAAGCCCCGCGGTCATTGTCGCGGTGAAAAACGGCGACCGCCTTCTCCTGACCCGCTACGCAAAAAACGCCTCCGACTATCGCCGGAAGGCGTTGGTTGCAGGCTTTGTGGAAGTCGGGGAGACCCCGGAGCAGGCGGTTGAACGCGAAGTCATGGAGGAGACCGGGCTCAAGGTCAAGAACATACGTCCCTATGCCGTGCAGCCCTGGTCTTTCTCCGACTCGCTGATGCTCGCCTATACGGCGGAGCTCGACGGCTCCGACCGCATACGGCTCGATGAGCGCGAGCTCTGCGAGGCCTCCTTTGTGCCGCGGGAAGAAATTCCCGACAATCCGAGCTCGGCGAGCGTCGCAAACGAGCTCATGCAGCGCTTCCGCCGCGGCGAGCTCTGA
- the purD gene encoding phosphoribosylamine--glycine ligase, with amino-acid sequence MRVLVVGGGGREHAICRKLRESDKLSELYCAPGNAGIAELAKIVPIGAMEFEKLRDFALEEKMDLVVIGMDDPLIGGLADFLEEAGLKVFGPKKNAAVLEGSKAFAKELMKKYEIPTAAYESFTDYEAAKHYLETCKIPVVLKADGPALGKGVLICETREAAEEGLKEMMLERKFGASGDKVVIEEFMTGREVSVLSFVDGKTIRIMASAQDHKRAEDGDKGLNTGGMGNYSPSPYYTDEVARFCEEKIYRRTVEAMAAEGRPFQGVIFFGLMLTPDGPRVLEYNVRFGDPEAQVVLPRMENDLLEVMLACAEGRLDEIELKFCDKACVTVVLASKGYPVKYEKGYPITGLESLKGLADVYCYHAGTRFDEAGRVVTNGGRVLDVTALGQTIREARERAYAAAEKISFENKYARTDIALAGVAAEEARER; translated from the coding sequence ATGAGAGTACTGGTGGTCGGCGGCGGCGGCAGAGAACACGCGATTTGCCGGAAGTTACGTGAGAGCGATAAGCTCAGCGAGCTCTACTGTGCGCCCGGCAACGCGGGCATTGCGGAGCTCGCAAAGATCGTGCCGATCGGCGCGATGGAGTTTGAGAAACTTCGTGACTTTGCGCTGGAAGAAAAGATGGATTTGGTCGTCATCGGCATGGACGACCCGCTGATCGGCGGTCTTGCGGACTTCCTGGAAGAGGCGGGACTCAAGGTCTTCGGCCCGAAGAAAAACGCGGCCGTGCTCGAGGGCTCCAAGGCCTTTGCGAAGGAACTCATGAAGAAGTACGAGATTCCCACGGCGGCCTACGAGAGCTTTACGGACTACGAGGCGGCGAAGCATTATCTTGAGACTTGCAAGATTCCGGTGGTGCTGAAGGCGGACGGTCCGGCGCTCGGCAAGGGCGTTTTGATTTGCGAGACCCGCGAGGCGGCCGAAGAAGGCTTAAAGGAAATGATGCTGGAGCGGAAATTCGGCGCTTCCGGCGACAAGGTCGTCATAGAGGAGTTCATGACGGGCAGAGAGGTCTCTGTGCTCTCTTTTGTGGACGGAAAAACCATACGCATCATGGCGAGTGCCCAGGATCACAAGAGAGCCGAGGACGGCGACAAGGGCCTCAATACGGGCGGCATGGGTAACTATTCCCCGAGCCCCTATTACACGGACGAAGTCGCACGTTTTTGCGAGGAGAAGATTTACCGGCGCACGGTCGAAGCAATGGCGGCGGAGGGGAGACCCTTTCAAGGTGTCATCTTCTTCGGGCTCATGCTGACGCCGGACGGCCCCCGTGTGCTCGAGTACAATGTGCGCTTCGGCGATCCCGAGGCACAGGTGGTGCTCCCGCGCATGGAGAACGACCTCCTCGAGGTTATGCTTGCCTGCGCCGAGGGAAGACTCGACGAAATCGAGCTCAAGTTCTGTGACAAGGCCTGCGTCACGGTTGTGCTCGCGAGCAAGGGCTATCCCGTGAAGTACGAGAAGGGCTATCCGATTACCGGCCTCGAGAGCCTGAAAGGCTTAGCGGATGTGTACTGCTATCACGCGGGCACACGCTTTGACGAGGCGGGACGCGTTGTCACAAACGGCGGCAGAGTGCTGGATGTGACCGCACTCGGACAGACGATACGCGAGGCGCGCGAGAGAGCCTATGCGGCCGCAGAGAAGATTTCGTTTGAGAACAAGTATGCGCGGACCGACATCGCCCTTGCGGGTGTCGCCGCGGAAGAAGCAAGAGAGCGTTAA
- the gpmA gene encoding 2,3-diphosphoglycerate-dependent phosphoglycerate mutase: protein MMKLVLVRHGESEWNKQNLFTGWMDVDLSEKGHEEAKAAGQLLKAEGYDFDICFTSYLKRAIHTLNHILDEMDRDWLEVVKSWKLNERHYGALQGLNKSETAEKYGEEQVKIWRRSFSIKPPVLDPSDPRSAKKNPAYRDVDPALLPDCESLETTIERAVPYFNEVIRPEMEAGKRVIIAAHGNSLRALVKYFDNISEEDIIGVNIPTGTPLVYEFDDSFKPIRHYYLGDQEALKKKMEAVANQGKKQA, encoded by the coding sequence ATGATGAAACTCGTATTGGTACGGCACGGCGAAAGCGAATGGAACAAGCAGAACCTTTTCACCGGCTGGATGGACGTGGATCTCTCGGAGAAGGGCCACGAGGAGGCAAAAGCTGCGGGTCAGCTCTTAAAGGCCGAGGGCTATGATTTCGACATCTGCTTTACTTCCTACTTAAAGCGCGCAATCCACACGCTGAACCACATTCTGGATGAGATGGACCGCGACTGGCTCGAGGTCGTAAAGAGCTGGAAGTTAAACGAGCGCCACTACGGTGCGCTCCAGGGTCTCAACAAGTCCGAGACCGCGGAAAAGTACGGTGAGGAACAGGTCAAGATTTGGCGTCGCTCCTTCTCGATTAAGCCGCCGGTACTGGATCCTTCCGACCCGAGAAGCGCAAAGAAAAACCCGGCTTACCGCGATGTGGACCCGGCGCTGCTCCCCGACTGCGAGAGCTTGGAGACCACGATTGAGAGAGCCGTCCCCTACTTCAACGAAGTGATTCGCCCCGAGATGGAGGCCGGCAAGCGCGTCATCATTGCGGCGCACGGCAACTCTCTCCGCGCACTGGTCAAGTACTTTGACAACATTTCCGAGGAGGATATCATCGGAGTCAACATTCCGACCGGCACGCCGCTCGTCTATGAGTTCGACGATTCCTTCAAGCCCATCCGCCACTACTATCTCGGCGACCAGGAAGCACTTAAGAAAAAAATGGAGGCAGTCGCGAACCAGGGCAAGAAACAGGCATAA
- a CDS encoding nicotinate phosphoribosyltransferase, translating into MRNLTLLTDLYELTMMQGYFENEDVNQTVIFDMFYRNNPEGNGYAICAGLEQLIDYVKNLHFTEDEIDYLKSLGIFKPAFLAYLRDFRFTGDIYAIPEGTVIFPREPLVKVIAPIMQAQLIETALLNIINHQSLIATKTARIVRAAQGDGVMEFGCRRAQGPDAAIYGARAAIIAGCVGTSNVLCGQMFHVPVSGTHAHSWIMSFPDELSAFRAYAKLYPDACILLIDTYDTLDSGLPHAIQVFKELREQGIHPKRYGIRMDSGDLAYLSKKVKAALDAEGFTDAIISASNDLDEGLIGSLKAQGATINSWGVGTNLITSKDCPAFGGVYKLAAIWNEPEQRFEPKIKISENAEKITNPGDKKIYRIYDAQGMIVADLIALADEEFSSKDPLLLFDPIETWKKTLLPGGSYTMRELLVPVFRKGDCVYESPSVKEIQNICRRELNTLWEESKRFEYPHQTYVDLSRKLWNLKNNLLERYQTGATEQA; encoded by the coding sequence ATGCGAAATCTGACCCTACTGACAGACCTGTACGAACTCACGATGATGCAGGGCTATTTTGAAAATGAGGATGTCAATCAGACGGTCATCTTCGACATGTTTTACCGCAACAATCCGGAGGGCAACGGCTACGCGATTTGCGCCGGTCTGGAGCAGCTGATCGACTATGTCAAAAACCTGCACTTCACGGAAGACGAGATTGACTATCTGAAGAGTCTCGGCATCTTTAAGCCCGCCTTCCTCGCGTATCTCAGGGACTTCCGCTTTACCGGTGATATCTACGCGATTCCGGAGGGCACGGTCATTTTCCCGCGCGAACCCCTGGTCAAGGTGATTGCGCCGATTATGCAGGCACAGCTCATTGAAACCGCGCTTCTGAACATCATCAACCACCAGAGCCTCATTGCGACCAAGACCGCGCGCATTGTGCGCGCCGCACAGGGCGACGGCGTGATGGAATTCGGTTGCCGCCGGGCACAGGGACCGGACGCCGCGATTTACGGCGCGCGCGCCGCGATTATCGCGGGTTGCGTTGGCACTTCCAATGTGCTCTGCGGACAAATGTTCCATGTTCCCGTGAGCGGCACCCACGCGCACTCCTGGATTATGAGCTTCCCGGATGAGCTGAGTGCCTTCCGCGCCTATGCGAAGCTCTACCCGGATGCCTGCATCCTCTTAATCGACACCTACGACACGCTGGACAGCGGTTTGCCGCATGCCATTCAGGTCTTCAAGGAACTGCGCGAACAGGGCATACATCCGAAGCGCTACGGCATACGCATGGACTCGGGCGACTTAGCCTACCTCTCGAAAAAGGTCAAGGCAGCGCTCGATGCCGAGGGTTTTACCGATGCGATTATCTCCGCTTCCAATGACCTCGACGAGGGCTTAATCGGCTCTCTGAAGGCGCAGGGCGCAACCATCAATTCCTGGGGTGTCGGCACCAACCTGATTACCTCCAAAGATTGCCCGGCCTTCGGCGGTGTCTATAAGCTCGCGGCCATCTGGAATGAGCCGGAACAGCGCTTCGAGCCGAAGATCAAGATTTCCGAAAATGCCGAGAAAATCACGAACCCCGGCGATAAAAAGATTTATCGCATCTATGATGCACAGGGCATGATAGTCGCAGATCTCATTGCGCTCGCGGACGAGGAATTCTCTTCGAAGGATCCGCTTCTCCTCTTCGACCCGATTGAGACCTGGAAAAAGACCCTCTTGCCCGGCGGTTCCTATACAATGCGGGAGCTCCTGGTTCCCGTATTCCGAAAGGGTGACTGCGTCTACGAGTCTCCGTCGGTCAAAGAGATTCAGAACATTTGCCGCCGGGAGCTGAACACCCTTTGGGAGGAATCGAAGCGCTTTGAGTACCCGCATCAGACGTATGTGGACCTCTCACGCAAACTCTGGAATCTCAAAAACAACTTACTGGAGCGGTATCAGACAGGAGCAACGGAACAAGCATGA